The Nocardia arthritidis genome has a window encoding:
- a CDS encoding TerD family protein: MKLSKGANAPIPTSLLAVVVSWRSGPVIDANALLLDGSGRVRADRDLVFYNAPRHISQAVTLDQEPAPRTARLSVSLPRTEPDVERIVIAGSVDDGTFGDLAGLAVTVHDADGPALTFEIDAPDPVTAMVFGEFYRRDGGWRFRAVAQGWDNGLAGLVTEFGVRVDEPNARAGSRHESGSAADGLGAAEDRSDGTHRADSGSAASGRRHGPAEGHTRSSGHGDAEHRRTDPVRRVELDRRTIEIPPAPPPNPELADWHPDPEGRPGLRWWDGTEWTGSTFTPPPLRPGNCARCGNPLRRKLFGGTVPCQSCAAEIEEFLTHWHSRAWRVLTGSGARGPEWAELWASLRYQRISADAGRNALRDMGLTYVERLVTFAFADGEIEQAELDAFEHAIAELGLYGPQIEELRRRMHRGRTLSRLRGGELPQVRTRGLHLDPEEKVHLDLPAVHVRQLARGPKFTEGRLLASNKKLRFVGAGTGTEIPWSRIVSVHAEANTVVLGATSARGGATFEVGDPDYVAAALEGTLRVAKRLVLTPRQLDTRSIPQEVKAEVWQRDGGKCVECGDGHYLEFDHIIPLSRGGATSASNLQILCRSCNRAKGARI; this comes from the coding sequence ATGAAACTCAGCAAAGGCGCCAACGCACCGATCCCGACATCGCTTCTCGCCGTGGTTGTTTCATGGCGGTCCGGACCGGTCATCGATGCGAACGCGCTGTTGCTCGACGGTTCGGGCCGGGTGCGTGCCGACCGGGATCTGGTGTTCTACAACGCGCCCCGGCACATCTCGCAGGCGGTGACGCTCGACCAGGAACCCGCGCCGCGCACCGCCCGGCTGAGCGTCTCGCTGCCGCGCACCGAACCCGATGTCGAGCGCATCGTCATCGCAGGCTCGGTGGACGACGGAACCTTCGGCGATCTCGCGGGTTTGGCCGTCACCGTGCACGATGCCGACGGTCCCGCGCTGACCTTCGAGATCGATGCGCCCGATCCGGTGACGGCGATGGTGTTCGGCGAGTTCTACCGGCGCGACGGCGGGTGGCGCTTCCGTGCCGTCGCACAGGGCTGGGACAACGGCCTCGCCGGATTGGTCACCGAATTCGGCGTGCGGGTCGACGAGCCGAACGCGCGGGCGGGCTCGCGCCATGAATCCGGCTCGGCGGCAGACGGACTCGGCGCGGCCGAGGACCGATCCGACGGCACCCATCGAGCCGACAGCGGGTCGGCCGCATCCGGCCGGCGCCACGGTCCGGCCGAGGGTCACACTCGCTCCAGCGGGCACGGCGATGCCGAACACCGTCGGACCGATCCGGTCCGGCGGGTCGAACTGGATCGGCGCACGATCGAGATACCGCCCGCGCCGCCGCCGAATCCCGAACTGGCGGACTGGCATCCGGATCCGGAGGGTCGGCCCGGACTGCGCTGGTGGGATGGCACGGAATGGACCGGATCGACGTTCACTCCCCCGCCACTGCGCCCCGGGAACTGCGCCAGGTGCGGTAATCCGTTGCGGCGCAAACTGTTCGGCGGAACCGTGCCGTGTCAGAGCTGCGCTGCGGAGATCGAGGAGTTCCTGACCCACTGGCATTCCCGCGCCTGGCGGGTGCTGACCGGCTCCGGCGCGCGCGGGCCCGAATGGGCGGAGCTGTGGGCCTCGCTGCGCTACCAGCGGATTTCGGCGGACGCGGGCCGTAACGCGTTGCGCGACATGGGACTCACCTATGTGGAGCGCCTGGTGACCTTCGCGTTCGCGGACGGCGAGATCGAACAGGCGGAGCTGGACGCCTTCGAGCACGCGATCGCCGAATTGGGCCTGTACGGGCCGCAGATCGAGGAGCTGCGCAGGCGAATGCACCGGGGCCGCACGCTGTCCCGGCTGCGCGGCGGCGAGCTGCCGCAGGTGCGCACCCGCGGCCTGCACCTGGATCCGGAGGAGAAGGTGCACCTGGATCTGCCCGCCGTCCACGTCCGGCAGCTGGCCCGCGGACCGAAGTTCACCGAGGGCCGCCTGCTGGCGAGCAATAAGAAGCTGCGCTTCGTCGGGGCCGGTACCGGCACCGAAATCCCTTGGTCCCGAATCGTTTCGGTACATGCTGAGGCCAATACCGTTGTGCTCGGGGCCACCTCGGCGCGCGGCGGAGCCACCTTCGAGGTGGGTGACCCCGACTATGTCGCCGCCGCGTTGGAGGGCACGCTGCGGGTGGCCAAGCGGCTGGTGCTCACCCCGCGCCAGCTGGACACCCGCAGCATCCCGCAGGAGGTGAAAGCCGAAGTGTGGCAACGCGACGGTGGCAAATGCGTCGAATGCGGCGACGGCCACTACCTCGAATTCGACCACATCATCCCGCTCAGCCGCGGCGGCGCGACCAGCGCGAGCAATCTGCAGATCCTGTGCCGATCCTGCAACCGCGCCAAGGGCGCCCGGATTTGA
- a CDS encoding lytic polysaccharide monooxygenase auxiliary activity family 9 protein, whose protein sequence is MFRHRILSLVGAVGIAPFIVAILPAATASAHGYISSPASRQAQCARDQLPCGPIKWEPQSVEGPKGQLNCSAGDPRWADLDDDSKPWQVYQTGNSITFTWTFTARHRTLNWEYWIGDTRVAVEDGNDSQPPETVTHTVDLGNFTGRQKLIGIWNIADTANAFYSCVDLNITGSSAAHLRAN, encoded by the coding sequence ATGTTTCGTCACCGCATCCTGTCCTTAGTCGGTGCCGTCGGTATCGCCCCCTTCATCGTCGCCATCCTGCCCGCCGCAACGGCGAGCGCGCACGGCTACATCTCCTCGCCCGCGAGCCGTCAGGCCCAGTGCGCTCGAGACCAATTGCCTTGCGGCCCAATCAAATGGGAGCCACAGAGCGTCGAGGGACCGAAAGGGCAACTCAACTGCAGCGCGGGCGATCCACGCTGGGCCGACCTGGACGACGACAGCAAACCCTGGCAGGTCTACCAGACCGGCAACTCGATAACCTTCACCTGGACCTTCACCGCCCGGCACCGGACGCTGAACTGGGAGTACTGGATCGGCGACACCCGCGTCGCCGTCGAGGACGGCAACGACAGTCAGCCCCCCGAAACCGTCACCCACACCGTGGATCTCGGCAACTTCACCGGACGGCAGAAGCTGATCGGCATCTGGAACATCGCCGATACCGCGAACGCCTTCTACTCGTGCGTCGACCTGAACATCACCGGCAGCAGCGCCGCACACCTGCGGGCCAACTGA
- the pabB gene encoding aminodeoxychorismate synthase component I — MRTLLIDNYDSFTYNLYQLISEVNGVEPTVVRNDEAGSVERLELARFDNVVISPGPGRPDVRRDIGISAAVIRESELPLLGVCLGHQGIVVAAGGRVGPAPVPRHGYLETVEHDGIDLFEGLPQDFTVVRYHSLAALRPLPDCLEITAEAADGVIMGVRHRHRPQWGVQFHPESVASEYGAALFRNFAKLTAAQPNRATRQESYAVLGAPARRPVETARDSARFERPWIVGHEVIERAVDSEAAFVRLYGDSPTAFWLDSEYVEPGLDRFSFLGDASGPGAEVVRYRVGDGAVVVESADGHRRTVEGGILDYLGAQLRLRRAEIPELPFDFAGGYVGYLGYEVKADCGARAAHRAPTPDAQWIFADRLVVVDHVARRTHLLALTEPAPDAVRAGADWLRDTREILESLPTWANPPELAAVTDPGEVAALLTRGKQRYLTDIAVCQRRLRAGESYEITISDSAVTDIDADGLTFYRALRRCNPAPYAAYLRFADLDIACSSPERFLKVDRARTVESKPIKGTAPRGATPDEDERLRRELADSPKTRAENLMIVDLLRNDLGRVCRIGSVHVPKLMATEAYATMHQLVSTVRGTLRRDVDAVDLLRACFPGGSMTGAPKLRTMEIIDELETEARGIYSGTIGFLGLGGTADLNIVIRTAVRYAGRWRIGAGGAIVLDSDAEDEYREMVLKAAATYRAATAR, encoded by the coding sequence ATGCGCACGTTGCTCATCGACAATTACGACTCGTTCACCTACAACCTGTATCAGCTGATCAGCGAGGTGAACGGCGTCGAGCCGACCGTGGTGCGCAATGACGAGGCGGGCTCGGTCGAGCGGTTGGAGCTGGCGCGGTTCGACAATGTGGTGATCTCACCGGGTCCCGGGCGGCCGGACGTGCGGCGCGATATCGGGATCTCCGCGGCGGTGATCCGGGAGTCCGAGCTGCCGTTGCTCGGGGTATGCCTGGGGCATCAGGGCATCGTGGTCGCCGCGGGCGGCCGGGTCGGTCCCGCGCCGGTGCCGCGGCACGGATATCTGGAGACGGTCGAGCACGACGGAATCGATCTGTTCGAGGGGCTGCCACAGGATTTCACCGTGGTGCGCTACCACTCGCTGGCCGCGCTGCGCCCGCTGCCGGACTGCCTGGAGATAACCGCCGAGGCGGCCGACGGGGTGATCATGGGCGTGCGGCACCGGCACCGGCCGCAGTGGGGGGTGCAGTTCCATCCCGAATCCGTCGCCAGTGAATACGGTGCGGCACTGTTCCGGAACTTCGCGAAACTCACCGCGGCGCAGCCGAACCGGGCCACGCGGCAGGAAAGCTACGCGGTGCTGGGCGCGCCTGCCCGGCGTCCGGTCGAAACCGCCCGCGACAGTGCGCGATTCGAGCGACCGTGGATCGTCGGCCACGAGGTGATCGAGCGGGCCGTCGATTCCGAGGCGGCTTTCGTTCGGCTGTACGGGGATTCGCCGACGGCGTTCTGGCTCGACAGCGAGTACGTCGAACCCGGCCTCGACCGGTTCTCCTTCCTCGGCGACGCCAGTGGCCCTGGCGCGGAGGTGGTGCGGTACCGGGTCGGCGACGGCGCGGTGGTGGTGGAGTCCGCGGACGGCCACCGGCGCACCGTCGAGGGCGGCATCCTGGATTACCTGGGTGCGCAACTGCGGCTGCGGCGCGCCGAAATACCGGAGCTGCCATTCGATTTCGCGGGCGGATACGTCGGATACCTCGGCTACGAGGTGAAGGCCGACTGCGGGGCGCGGGCCGCGCACCGAGCGCCGACACCGGACGCGCAGTGGATCTTCGCGGACCGGTTGGTCGTCGTCGACCACGTCGCCCGCCGGACCCATCTGCTGGCCCTCACCGAACCGGCGCCGGATGCCGTTCGGGCGGGGGCGGATTGGCTGCGCGACACCAGGGAGATCCTGGAATCGCTGCCCACATGGGCGAATCCGCCCGAGCTCGCGGCGGTCACCGATCCCGGGGAGGTCGCGGCCCTGCTCACCCGGGGCAAGCAGCGCTACCTCACCGATATCGCGGTGTGCCAGCGGCGATTACGGGCGGGCGAATCGTACGAGATCACCATCTCCGACAGCGCCGTCACCGATATCGACGCCGACGGACTCACCTTCTACCGCGCGCTGCGCCGCTGCAATCCGGCGCCGTACGCGGCGTATCTGCGCTTCGCCGACCTCGACATCGCCTGCTCGTCACCGGAACGCTTCCTCAAGGTGGACCGGGCCCGCACGGTGGAGAGCAAACCGATCAAGGGCACCGCGCCGCGCGGCGCGACCCCGGACGAGGACGAGCGACTACGGCGCGAACTCGCCGACAGCCCCAAGACCAGGGCCGAGAACCTGATGATCGTCGACCTGCTGCGCAACGACCTCGGGCGGGTCTGCCGGATCGGCAGCGTGCACGTGCCGAAGCTGATGGCCACCGAGGCGTACGCGACCATGCACCAACTGGTTTCGACGGTGCGCGGCACCCTGCGCCGCGACGTGGACGCGGTCGATCTGCTGCGCGCCTGCTTCCCCGGCGGCTCGATGACCGGCGCGCCGAAACTGCGCACCATGGAGATCATCGACGAGCTGGAAACCGAAGCGCGCGGGATCTATTCGGGCACCATCGGATTCCTCGGGCTCGGCGGCACCGCCGACCTCAATATCGTCATCCGCACCGCGGTGCGCTACGCCGGGCGCTGGCGGATCGGCGCGGGCGGCGCCATCGTGCTCGACTCCGACGCCGAGGACGAGTACCGCGAGATGGTGCTGAAGGCCGCGGCCACCTATCGCGCGGCCACCGCCCGGTAA
- a CDS encoding NDMA-dependent alcohol dehydrogenase translates to MKTKGAILWGIDQEWSVEEIEVGDPVAGEVQIQLETAGMCHSDHHIVTGATPMPAFPVMGGHEGAGVITKLGPNVPSDLQVGDHVVLSFIPACGRCPACVAGHMALCDLGMGLLSGLAVSDGTYRIQARGQNVIPMCLLGTFSPYMTVHHTSVVKIDPTVPFEVACLVGCGVPTGFGSSTHVANVMPGDTVVVAGIGGVGMSALQGAVLSGAEKVVAIDPNPWKLEQAQKFGATHTYPSMAEAIVPLMDATEGRMAEKVILTMGEMHGDYIEEGLLLTAKAGTLVVTSMGRMDAFDVKMNSFLLSMLQKTVKGCIFGGGNARLDIPRLLRMYKAGQLNLDDMVTRSYRLEDINQGYRDMLDGKNIRGIIKYTDADRA, encoded by the coding sequence ATGAAGACGAAGGGCGCGATCCTGTGGGGGATCGATCAGGAATGGTCGGTCGAGGAGATCGAGGTCGGTGATCCGGTCGCGGGCGAGGTGCAGATCCAGTTGGAGACCGCCGGAATGTGCCACTCCGACCACCACATCGTGACAGGTGCGACCCCGATGCCCGCCTTCCCGGTGATGGGAGGCCACGAGGGCGCGGGCGTGATCACCAAACTCGGCCCGAACGTGCCGTCGGACCTACAGGTCGGCGATCATGTGGTGCTGTCGTTCATACCCGCCTGCGGACGCTGCCCGGCCTGCGTCGCCGGGCATATGGCGCTGTGCGATCTGGGGATGGGGCTGCTGTCCGGCCTCGCCGTCAGCGACGGCACCTACCGGATCCAGGCGCGCGGCCAGAACGTCATCCCGATGTGCCTGCTCGGCACCTTCTCGCCCTATATGACCGTGCACCACACCTCCGTCGTGAAGATCGACCCCACCGTCCCGTTCGAGGTGGCCTGCCTCGTCGGCTGCGGCGTCCCAACGGGTTTCGGCTCGTCGACGCATGTGGCGAATGTGATGCCCGGCGATACCGTCGTCGTCGCGGGCATCGGCGGCGTCGGGATGAGCGCGCTGCAGGGCGCGGTACTGTCCGGCGCGGAGAAGGTCGTCGCGATCGATCCGAATCCGTGGAAACTCGAGCAGGCGCAGAAATTCGGTGCGACCCACACCTATCCGTCGATGGCCGAGGCGATCGTGCCGCTGATGGACGCCACCGAGGGCCGGATGGCGGAGAAGGTCATCCTCACCATGGGTGAGATGCACGGCGATTACATCGAGGAGGGCCTGCTGCTCACCGCCAAGGCGGGCACCCTCGTCGTCACCTCGATGGGCCGGATGGACGCCTTCGACGTGAAGATGAACAGCTTCCTGCTCTCGATGCTGCAGAAGACCGTCAAGGGCTGTATCTTCGGCGGCGGCAATGCGCGCCTTGACATTCCGCGCCTGCTGCGCATGTACAAGGCGGGCCAGCTGAACCTCGACGATATGGTCACCCGCTCCTACCGCCTGGAGGACATCAACCAGGGCTACCGGGACATGCTGGACGGCAAGAACATTCGCGGCATCATCAAGTACACCGACGCCGACCGGGCCTGA
- a CDS encoding phosphotransferase family protein → MLGMSTSQPVDVDQAVVDFAAVGRWMDEQGLPAGEFERVVALGGGTQNVMLRFTRGGRDYVLRRGPKHLRAKSNDVIGREAKVLGALTGTDVLAPRVIAACLDESVIGAVFYLMEPINGFNPQNELPELYASDPEARRQMGLSAVEAIARLGAVDYTAIGLADFGKPEGFLERQVPRWLGELESYSANAGYPGPEIPGVQRVGEWLDRNRPATWTPGILHGDCHLANILFSYDEPKVLALVDWEMSTIGDPLLDLGWQIATRPEPGTTGSALIGTLGPAGGLPTPAEMVAHYGKFSDRDLSSITWYTVLACFKLGIVLEGTHARAFAGKAPKQVGDFLHAITLELFEQAHRLME, encoded by the coding sequence ATGTTGGGCATGTCTACTTCGCAACCGGTCGACGTCGACCAGGCCGTCGTCGATTTCGCCGCCGTCGGTCGGTGGATGGATGAGCAGGGCCTGCCAGCGGGCGAATTCGAGCGGGTGGTCGCGCTCGGCGGCGGCACCCAGAACGTCATGTTGCGCTTCACCAGGGGCGGCCGCGACTATGTGCTGCGTCGCGGCCCGAAACATCTGCGCGCCAAGAGCAATGACGTCATCGGACGCGAGGCCAAGGTGCTCGGGGCGCTCACCGGAACCGATGTGCTCGCGCCGCGGGTGATCGCGGCCTGCCTCGACGAATCGGTCATCGGCGCGGTCTTCTACCTGATGGAACCCATCAACGGCTTCAACCCGCAGAACGAACTGCCCGAGTTGTACGCGTCGGATCCGGAGGCGCGCAGGCAGATGGGTCTGTCCGCGGTCGAGGCCATCGCCCGGCTCGGCGCGGTCGACTACACCGCCATCGGCCTCGCCGATTTCGGTAAGCCGGAGGGTTTCCTGGAACGTCAGGTCCCGCGCTGGCTCGGTGAGCTGGAGTCGTACTCCGCCAACGCCGGATATCCGGGCCCGGAGATTCCCGGCGTGCAACGGGTCGGCGAATGGCTCGATCGCAACCGGCCCGCCACGTGGACGCCCGGCATCCTGCACGGCGACTGCCATCTGGCCAACATCCTCTTCTCCTATGACGAGCCGAAGGTGCTCGCGCTGGTCGACTGGGAGATGTCGACGATCGGCGATCCGCTGCTCGACCTCGGCTGGCAGATCGCGACCCGGCCGGAACCAGGCACCACCGGATCCGCGCTGATCGGCACGCTCGGCCCGGCGGGCGGGCTGCCGACGCCCGCGGAGATGGTCGCGCACTACGGCAAGTTCTCCGATCGCGATCTCAGCTCGATCACCTGGTACACCGTGCTCGCCTGCTTCAAGCTCGGAATCGTCTTGGAGGGCACGCACGCTCGCGCGTTCGCGGGCAAGGCGCCCAAGCAGGTCGGCGATTTCCTGCACGCGATCACCTTGGAGCTCTTCGAGCAGGCCCATCGTCTGATGGAGTGA
- a CDS encoding M4 family metallopeptidase, whose translation MLKDPQGSVTQVTPKQPLPAPPGIATEPSAAAQAQADGVKKVFGDVPGELVVDKVLPVGDGSTVRLRQEIDGIPVFGAAASESLAADGSLLSVTGALATKSQGSYPADAATPPDEVGATALQALVDQTKVSADKFSVVETKANWYAPKLAALHDAASVAVPAYKVDIKGDGKKGEEPGRWIVFVDANDTGKVLDSWSNTEHLNRVICDAAEAQVDLNGATDPTMCGTPDGFQATRTEGQDPSGIDDVDAVYNWFGTTENFYATYTPLKSLTDLIGSDTGDGNGRALRGTVRICSLDQCPYPNAFWNEGHMAYGEGVTTEDITGHELTHGVTEKLNGLIYRDDSGAINESMSDVFGEFTFLTDTANPCNTDANRWQLGACSSLGVIRDMRDPHAHQQPDTYQGQYWYTDTSNQSRLVHINSGVGNKAAELMVDGGTLNGTSVTGIGIPKTAALYYTTQTLLTPNATYGTLGSTLRQACSTNVQNHVAGTTAEDCVQVGNAVKAVAMPSLQVNT comes from the coding sequence GTGCTGAAGGACCCGCAGGGCAGCGTCACCCAGGTGACGCCGAAGCAACCGCTGCCCGCGCCACCGGGTATCGCCACCGAACCGTCCGCCGCGGCGCAGGCGCAGGCCGACGGCGTCAAGAAGGTATTCGGTGACGTGCCAGGCGAACTCGTCGTCGACAAGGTGCTTCCGGTCGGCGACGGCTCCACCGTCCGGCTGCGGCAGGAAATCGATGGCATCCCGGTCTTCGGCGCCGCCGCCTCGGAGTCGCTGGCCGCCGACGGCTCGCTGCTCTCGGTGACCGGTGCGCTGGCGACCAAGTCGCAGGGCAGCTACCCGGCCGACGCGGCGACCCCGCCCGACGAGGTGGGCGCCACCGCGCTGCAGGCGCTCGTCGACCAGACCAAGGTATCGGCCGACAAGTTCTCCGTCGTCGAGACGAAGGCCAACTGGTACGCCCCGAAGCTGGCCGCCCTGCACGATGCGGCGAGCGTCGCGGTTCCCGCGTACAAGGTCGATATCAAGGGCGACGGCAAGAAGGGCGAGGAGCCGGGGCGGTGGATCGTCTTCGTCGACGCCAACGACACCGGCAAGGTGCTCGACAGTTGGAGCAACACAGAGCATCTCAACCGTGTGATCTGCGATGCGGCCGAGGCGCAGGTCGACCTGAATGGTGCGACCGACCCGACCATGTGCGGCACCCCCGACGGATTCCAGGCCACCAGGACCGAGGGGCAGGACCCGTCCGGCATCGATGATGTCGACGCCGTCTACAACTGGTTCGGCACGACGGAGAACTTCTACGCGACGTACACGCCGTTGAAAAGCCTGACCGACCTCATCGGCAGCGATACCGGTGACGGCAACGGAAGGGCGTTGCGCGGCACCGTTCGCATCTGCTCGCTCGATCAGTGCCCGTACCCGAACGCCTTCTGGAACGAGGGCCATATGGCCTACGGCGAGGGCGTCACCACCGAGGACATCACCGGCCACGAGCTCACCCACGGCGTGACCGAGAAGCTCAACGGCCTGATCTACCGCGACGATTCGGGGGCGATCAACGAGTCGATGTCGGATGTCTTCGGCGAGTTCACCTTCCTGACCGATACGGCCAACCCGTGCAACACCGATGCCAACCGGTGGCAGCTCGGCGCATGCAGCTCCCTCGGCGTGATCCGCGATATGCGCGACCCGCACGCACATCAGCAGCCCGACACCTACCAGGGCCAGTACTGGTACACCGACACCAGCAACCAGTCGCGGCTGGTCCACATCAACAGCGGTGTCGGCAACAAGGCGGCCGAGCTGATGGTGGACGGCGGCACGCTGAACGGCACCTCGGTCACCGGTATCGGCATTCCGAAGACGGCCGCGCTGTACTACACGACGCAGACGCTGCTGACCCCGAACGCCACCTACGGAACGCTGGGTAGCACGCTGCGTCAGGCGTGCAGCACCAACGTGCAGAACCATGTCGCCGGAACGACGGCCGAAGACTGCGTCCAGGTGGGTAATGCCGTGAAGGCCGTTGCCATGCCGAGTCTTCAGGTCAACACGTGA
- a CDS encoding ParB/RepB/Spo0J family partition protein: MSEHTLNTDDDTRAGVVDIVVEIPIEAIDNGGALRVRAENCAHTRVLANTETELPPILVHRGTMQLIDGAHRLQAAKSKGARVIRARFFDGTEQEAFVLAVRANIAHGMPLTTVDRKAAALRIMRMYPLWSDRKIAEVTGLDHKTVGAVRRQSAGDVPQTGHRLGRDGRMRRVRGTADRKGCKTTRKRTGVPQPAPEPEPLPAQPVCSAALLQSLRRDPSLRLTETGRMLLRWLDASPRTPTQSVDLADRIPEHCLNVILDMARQNAANWQGFAARIGDRLQSRTRKGPPSEYVA; encoded by the coding sequence GTGAGTGAACACACGTTGAACACGGATGACGACACGAGAGCGGGAGTTGTCGACATCGTCGTCGAAATCCCGATCGAGGCAATCGACAATGGAGGCGCGCTTCGGGTACGCGCCGAGAACTGTGCACACACGCGGGTGCTCGCCAATACCGAAACTGAGCTGCCACCGATCTTGGTGCACCGCGGCACCATGCAGCTCATCGACGGTGCCCATCGACTACAGGCGGCTAAATCGAAGGGCGCCAGGGTAATCCGGGCCCGGTTCTTCGACGGCACCGAACAGGAGGCGTTCGTGCTCGCGGTGCGGGCCAATATCGCCCACGGCATGCCGCTGACCACGGTGGATCGAAAGGCCGCCGCGCTGCGCATCATGCGCATGTATCCGCTGTGGTCGGACCGCAAGATCGCCGAGGTCACCGGATTGGACCACAAAACCGTCGGCGCGGTGCGCAGACAGTCCGCTGGGGACGTTCCCCAGACCGGACACCGGCTCGGCCGCGACGGCCGGATGCGCCGGGTGCGCGGCACCGCGGATCGTAAGGGCTGCAAGACAACTCGAAAACGCACCGGGGTGCCGCAACCAGCGCCGGAGCCGGAGCCGCTGCCCGCGCAGCCGGTGTGTTCCGCGGCGCTGCTGCAGAGCCTGCGCCGCGATCCGTCGCTGCGGCTCACCGAGACCGGCCGAATGCTGTTGCGCTGGCTGGACGCCAGTCCGCGCACGCCGACGCAGTCGGTGGACCTCGCCGACCGGATCCCGGAGCACTGTCTGAACGTCATCCTCGATATGGCCAGGCAGAACGCGGCCAACTGGCAGGGTTTCGCGGCCCGGATAGGTGACCGTTTGCAATCCAGGACCCGGAAAGGACCGCCGTCGGAATACGTGGCATAG
- a CDS encoding DinB family protein, with protein sequence MPIVPDTKNWTWVLERACPECGFDAGATAYEAVPELTRDVARRFATVLRRPDAAVRPDESTWSALEYGAHVRDVCRLFDQRLGLMLAGTPGGAVPKFANWDQDETAIADGYATQDPAAVSADLSAAAEIVAHSFESVPAAERAKQGARSDGATFTVDSFARYFIHDLVHHAYDVKG encoded by the coding sequence ATGCCGATCGTTCCCGATACGAAGAACTGGACCTGGGTACTCGAACGGGCCTGTCCCGAATGCGGTTTCGACGCGGGCGCCACCGCGTACGAGGCCGTGCCCGAGCTGACCCGCGATGTCGCGCGCCGCTTCGCGACGGTGCTGCGTCGTCCCGACGCCGCCGTGCGCCCCGACGAATCCACTTGGTCGGCCCTGGAATACGGCGCGCACGTGCGTGACGTGTGCCGTCTCTTCGATCAACGACTCGGTTTGATGCTGGCGGGCACCCCGGGCGGCGCGGTCCCGAAGTTCGCGAACTGGGATCAGGACGAGACCGCGATCGCCGACGGCTACGCCACCCAGGATCCGGCCGCGGTGTCGGCCGATTTGTCCGCAGCCGCCGAAATCGTCGCGCACAGCTTCGAGTCCGTGCCCGCCGCCGAGCGTGCCAAGCAGGGCGCCCGCAGCGATGGCGCGACTTTCACGGTGGACTCCTTCGCCCGCTACTTCATCCACGACCTGGTGCATCACGCATACGACGTCAAAGGATGA